The nucleotide sequence TGTCCAATATTCCCCACTGCTGCCTCCCGTAGGAGTAAGGGCCGTGTCTCAGTCCCCTTGTGGCCGTTCACCCTCTCAGGCCGGCTATCCATCGTCGGCTTGGTAGGCCATTACCCTACCAACTACCTAATGGAACGCAAAGTTCTCCTTCAGCGCATATAGCTTTCATAAGTCCTTGATGCCAAGGTCTCATAATATCCGGTATTAGCTAACCTTTCGATTAGTTGTCCCAGTCTGAAGGGCAAATTCTTTACGCGTTACTCACCCGTCCGCCACCGTACTATCTTCCGAAGAAGAATTCCAGTCGACTTGCATGTGTTAAGCATTCTGTCAGCGTTCATCCTGAGCCAGGATCAAACTCTACATTCAAATTTATATCCTAACTTCATAAATGAAGTTTAGCTATCTATTAAAAGATAATTTTTTTTATAGTGGTTCATTCCACTGTACACCTTAATCGATTGTTTAAAACAAAGTTTTAAACGACAATTGAGTTTTTAATTTACACTTTCTTTCTCTATTTAATTGCTAATGTCCTATTAAATGTCTCGCTTCAAGTCGCTTTCGCTTTCTCTCGCGGACAAGAAGAAGTATACCGTGTTTACAAGTTTCCGTCAACACTTTTTTTGTTTTTTTATTGTGTTTTTTCAAAACATTTTCCAAAACAGCACCCAAAAACCACCCATACCTTCTAAAACAACTTAATTTATTGATATACAGCCGATAAAACACATGTGTTATGCCCCATAAAAAATATTAAAAAACTTTTTTGTTTCTCTACTACCAAATAACCCCAATGTTATTCAGTGGTAGAGAATTATATATATATATAATTAAAGCGCCCCTTTATAACAATTGAAAGTCTTTCATACTGTATGAGGTCAATATTTATAATTTTTCTAAGATAACCTTTACTCCATTCCAGGCTAATGTGGCACATTTTACCCTTCCCGGCATATTAGATATGTTCTCTAATAATCCGGCATCTTCTAATTCTTCCTTGTCATCTTCACTAATCTTCTCTTGTTTTATCATTTTTAGAAAATTATCTACTATCCTTTTCCCATCTTCTATATCTCTTCCGATTATTAAATCGAATAATATAGACGCTGAAGCTGTAGATATAGCACACCCTACTCCTACAAATCCACCATCTACTATTTTATTTCCTTCAATTTTTAATTGAATCGTAAAATCATCCCCACAATTTGGATTATGACCCCTCTCTGTATAATCAGGATTCTCTAACTCTCTTTTATTATGTCCGCTCTTATTGTGATCCATAATAACTTCAGTATAAATTTTATCTAAATCCATTTTATCCCCTCCTATCTGAAGTAACTATTTACTTTTTCTAATCCTTCCACTAATTTATCTATATCGTCAAAAGTATTGTAGATTGAAAAACTTGCTCTACAGCAAGATGGAATCTCCAAATACTTCATTAGCGGCTGAGTACAATGATGCCCTGTCCTGATGGCTATATTTTGCAAATCCAATACCTGAGCTACATCATGAGGGTGCACTCCCTCTATATTAAACGCAATAACTGGTGTTTTATGAGGAGCCTCCTCACAATATAACTTTACCCCTTCTAAATCTTTTAATTTTTCTATAGCATAGTTTAAAATTTCACCCTCATAAGAACGGATATTCTCTAATCCAATCTCCTCTATGAAATCAATTGCAGCACTTAACCCTACAACCCCTTCTACATTTTGAGTTCCACCTTCAAATTTTTGAAAATCAGTTCGATAAGTAGAACCCTTTCTTTCTACAAACTCAATCATATCTCCACCAAATAAAAATGGCTTCATTTTTTCTATGATTTCTTTCCTAACATATAATCCGCCAATTCCCATGGGCCCAAACATCTTATGCCCTGAAAAAACTAAAAAATCAATATCCAACTCTTTTACATCTATTTTTATATGAGATATTGTCTGAGCTGCATCTAATATTACCTTAGCTTCTGTTTTTTCTCTCACCAAAGATACTAGATCTTTAATAGGGTGAATTACTCCTGTAGCGTTCACCCCATGAGATATAGTTACTAACTTTGTGTTTCCATTTAATTTTTCTGATAGATCTTCCAAATCTAAATCTCCATCAGCTTTTAAATCTATATACTTTAATTTACACCCCAGCTTCTTCGCTACTTCCTGCCAAGGAACTAAATTACTGTGATGAGAACTGATTCCTACTAAGATCTCGTCGCCTTCTCTTAATTCATTTAATCCATATGAATAAGCCAGTAAATTTAAAGATTCGGTAGTTCCTTTGGTAAATATAATTTCACCACTTTGAGCATTTATAAAGTCAGCCACCTTTTTCTTACCTTCTAAAAATAAGTTTGTAGATTTAATTCCTAATTTATATCCACCTCTGTTTGGATTTGCATTATGATTTACATTATAGTTCCACACTGCCTCTAAAACAGATTTTGGTTTTTGAGAAGTTGCCGCTGTATCTAGGTATACCAATTCTTCATTATTTTCAAATATAGGAAATAATTCTTTATAATTCATATCTTCACCTCTATATTCTTTCTTCTATTATTTTTAAAACTTTATCTCTAAGCTTCATATCTTTAATCTTTTCCACTATTGGTTTAAACGACGAACTTACCACTAATTTCTTTGCTTCCTTCTCGCTCATTCCTCTGCTCATAAGATAAAATAATTTATTTTCATTTAATTGACCTGCACTGGCTGAATGTTCCCCTATCACGTCGTCTTCATCACAAAATAAAGTTGGAATTGAATCAGCTTTTACACCTTTATTTAAAAGAAGTGCATATTCCTCCTCTTTACCTTTAGATTTACCAGAACCTCTCTCAAAATAAAGGTTTCCTCTAAATACTTTTGTCGCCTTATCTTTGACTACTCCCCTACCCTCTATGACCGACTCACTTCTTCTGCCTCTATGGTAAGTTGAATACTCTAAATCCACTTTCTTTTCCTTGTCTGCTAAATAAAGAGAATAAGTTTTTGATTCAGCATTATCCCCCTCTAAATATACCTTTGAACTAGAAGAAACAACCTTCCCTCCTAATTCTATATGATATTGTTTTACTTGGGCATCCCTTTCAGTCTTCACTATTACAGAGTTAAAAGATTTAGTACAATCACATGCTCTTTGCAGGTAGATTATATTTACTTGAGAGTTTTCTTTTGCCAACACTCTGTGAAGAGAATTTCTCACTGCCTCTTTATCTCCCCCGGAATAATCGAACACTACATTTAAAACACTGTCTCTTTCTGCAATCAACAGGTTGTTATCCAACAACAAATTATTCTCTTTATCCAAGTCATAGTTGACATAAACTTCCTTAGTTTCAGATTTTTTACTCTCTAAAAAAACACCTGTATTAAAAAATATATCTGTCAAATTAGCCAAATAACTTTCATTTTTTTCCCATTTTATACTTTGTAATTCTCCTAATTTTTTCTCTATTGGACTCAGTGTTCGAGAGGTATCTCCCAGTTTAATATTCTCAAAGTTTTTATATTCTGCCGGCAATGAAAACTCATACCCAATTCTTTTAAAACTAGGAAGACCCATATCTTTATTTTTTTCAAGCTGGTCCAATCTATAATTAGTAACATCCTGTTTTTCATTTAAATTTCTAATTTTTTCTATTTTATACATAATTTTCACCCTATAGTCCCTTCTAATTCTAATTGGATAAGATGGTTCAGTTCTACCGCATATTCCAAAGGTAACTCCTTCGAAATTGGCTCAACAAATCCTCTTACTACCATAGCTTTGGCTTCCTCTTCATCGATACCCCTGCTCATCAGATAAAATATGGTTTCATCGCTTATCCTTCCGATCTTAGCTTCATGCCCTATATCTACCTGATCATTTAATAATTCTATTGTAGGTACAGTATCGGATTTTGATATATTGTCCAGCATCAACGATTCACAGTTTACCGTTGCTTTAACAGAGTGAGCATTAGGAGCTACTTTTAACAACCCCCTATAAAATGCTGTACCTCCATTCTTTGAAATAGACTTAGAGTTCACTATAGAGGTTGTATAAGGAGCTGCATGGACTACCTTGGCACCAGTATCTAGATACTGGCCTGTAGAAGCAAAACTTATACCTGTAAATTCACACCTGGCTCTCTCTCCTCTTAAGATACTCATTGGATATAGCATGGAAACCTTTGAGCCAAACGAACCAGAAACCCATTCAATAGTTCCATCTTCATCTACTACACATCTTTTTGTGTTCAGGTTATACATATTTCTAGACCAATTCTCAATAGTCGAATACCTTAGTTTAGCTCCTTTTTTTACAAACAACTCTACTGCTCCAGCATGAAGTGCCTGCTCGGTATGCTTCGGTGCTGAACAGCCTTCTATAAAGTGAAGGCTGGCTCCTTCTTCTACTATTATCATTGTATGTTCAAATTGACCTGCACCCTTAGCATTTAATCTAAAGTATGATTGCAATGGTAGTTCCACATGAACACCCTTTGGCACATATACAAATGATCCTCCCGACCACACTGCTCCGTGAAGGGCTGAAAATTTATGATCATTAGGAGTTATCAGTTTCATGAAGTATTTTTTCACTATCTCTTCATGTTCTTTTACAGCTGTTTCTATGTCTGTATAGATTACTCCTAATTTTTCCAACTCTTTATTTACTTTATGATATACAACTTCTGAGTCATATTGAGCTCCTACTCCTGCTAGAGATGCTTTTTCAGCTTCCTGTATTCCTAATCTATCAAAGGTATTTTTCATATCACTGGGTACTTCTTCCCAGGATTCATTTAGTTCTGTATTGGGTTTTACATAGTGAATTATCCCATCTATATCCAGCTCTGAAAGATCTGCTCCCCAAGTTGGTATAGGTTTTTTTTTGTAAATTCTTAGTGATTTTAATCTGAGATCCAGCATCCACTGAGGTTCTTTTTTCTCTTTTGACATCTCCACTACAATCTCTTCAGTTAACCCTTTTTTACTCTTATAACTGTGATTTTCTTTATCTATAACATCATATATTCCTCTATCTACATCTTCTACATGCGTTCTTGTTTCCATTTTTTCCACCCCTAAAATGCCCTTTTTATTTCTTCAAAACCATTTTTTTCAATCTCATGAGCCAACTCAATCCCACCAGATTTTACAATTCTCCCATCATGTAATATGTGCACATGATCAGGCTTTAAGTATTGAAGGACCTTGTTGTAATGAGTGATTACTATAATTGCATTATTTTCATTTTTTAACTTTTCTACACCTTCATATACGATCCTGACCGCATCTATATCCAGACCCGAATCTGTTTCATCCAGGATAGCCACCTTTGGTTCTAAAACAGCCATTTGAAGAATTTCATTTTTCTTTTTCTCTCCCCCGGAAAATCCTACATTCAAATGCCTGTCTCCATAAGATTTATTTATATGCAGTTCTTCCATCATTGTATGTAATTTTTTTCTAAACCCTGTTATTGATTGTCTTTTTCCTGTTATTGCACCCTTTGAGGCTCTCAAAAAATCTTCCACTGTCAGTCCAGGGATCTCCTCCGGATATTGAAACGAAAGAAATATTCCAGCTTTAGCTTTTTCATCTGCTTTTGAATCTTTAATACTTTCACCCTCTAAATAGATCTCTCCCCCTGCCATAATATGTTTAGGGTGTCCTGCTAAAATATTTCCTAAAGTTGATTTCCCTGCTCCATTAGGTCCCATTATTAGGTGCACTTCACCTTTATTTATCTTTAGGTCTACACCTTTTAATATTTCTTTATCTTCTACCTTTGATTTTAATCCTTTTATCTCCAATAATGTTGACATTTTATACCTCCATATTCTTTACTTCTGTATTCAAGAATTATTATAGTATTCTTTAGTAACTGTGTCAACTTTTATTTGAATTTTTATTTCTAAGCTCCCATTTTAAAAATGTTAGTTTTTACATACAAAAAACCACTAAGCCATGACAATCTCATAGTTCAGTGGTTTTTAGATTTTTTTACTTATTTATATTAGAGCTTTAGATTTTTTTATTTTTCCCGTACCTATGTCATACATAACCCCTGTCAAAATAAGGGTACATCCTAATATTTTTTTCATCGGTAGATTCCCAGTCATAATATACTCCATTATATTTCCCGTAACTAACTGCCCCACCATTATGAATAATGTAGCATATACCACTGTCATCCTGGGAATAGCATAGTTACACATAGATAATATTAGGATTCCTAAGATACCTCCTCCAAACATCCAAAGGTGTCCATCAAAGATTTTTTCTGCCCCTTCTTTAAAATTAGTTATATTAAAAATATAAAATATTCCCATGAGCAGACTTCCTGTAAAGAAATTATAAAATATTCCATTTAATTTTCCCAGTCTGCACGAAAGAATTGAATTCATCATCATCTGAAATATAATTATCCCGCCTATCAAAAACGCCATTAAATAATACACTTCCCACCCCTTTTCATATTCAATCAATAATTTTTATACAACCATACATATCCCTATAAAAACAAATATAAATCCTATAACTTTATGCCTTCCTATCTTATTTTTTTCTCGATTAAATAACCCATAATGATCTATCAATGTCGAAAAAAAAACCTGTCCCGTCAAACCTAAAGCTATCGTATTCGAAATACCTATATTTTTAAATGTAGCCACATTACAGGCAACTACAGCTACCCCTAAAAAACCTGTAAAATAAAAATATAAAGGCAGTTCCTTAGAATATCTAATTTTTTCTCCTTTGAGTAAAATCCCTAGACAAATCACAATAAGTCCCGTAAAATGTATTAAAAAAACAGACATATTATTCCCAACCAGATTTGCTAAACTTCCATTTATTCCTAACATTATTGCTATCAGCATCCCTGATACAAGTACCATAAATCCTTCCATTATTATCCCCCCTTTACATAAGTTTAACAATTCTCAGTAAGTTTCAAGCGGACAATTGTCCCCAAGGAGATCTCTATGAAAAAAATCTATGACATAGAAAAATTAAAATTATATATTAAAGAAGTTAATATATCTCATATGCTCAAGCCAAATGCTATAGATCATCTCGAACTCCATTTTTTCGAACGAGGTGAATCTATATATTTTACTCAGGATAAGTGTGAATATCTTCATATATTGGTTTATGGAAAAACCAAAGTTTTTCTTTTAAATAATGAAGGAAATTTTATGCTCTTAGATTTTTCTAAACCTCATGATTTTATCGGTGATATTGAGTTTATTCAGCAAAAAAATATCTATAATAATGTAGAGGCTATTACAGAGTGCACCCTCATTGCTATACCCACAAATAAAATCCACGAAATTACAATTTTAGAGGAACTATATCATCTTTTAAGTAAAAACATCTGTGATAAATTGACTAGAATCTCAAAAAAGTTTTCCCAGGTTATACTTTATCCTATAAAAAATAGACTGGTTACGTGTCTTATTGAAATCAGCGATAAAGACAGAATAGATAACTTTAAAACTCAAGAGATCGCTGATTATCTAGGAGTTACTCCCCGGCATGTTAGGAGGATCCTCAGTGAACTATACACTGAAAATATAATAGAAAAAAAAGGACAATCTATATACGTATTAAATAAAAAATTACTCTATAAGTATGCTATAAAGGAATGATTTGAAAACTATAATTTTTCAAAGTACTAAAAAAGGTTCTAAGATTTTTCATCTTAGAACCTTTTTTTATCTTTATATAAATCCTTTATACTCTTTCATTACTAAATGAGCATTGATTTGTTGTACAGTGTCTAGCGCTACTCCTACAACGATGATTATACCAGTTCCACCAAAGAATACTGGTAGTCCTGCTGCTGTAAATATAAAGGCAGGTAATACTGCTATAGCTGCTAAAAATACAGCTCCACCCCAAGTAATTCTAGTTATTACTTTTTCTAAATATTCTACTGTTTCATTTCCAGGTCTAATCCCAGGAATTGTTCCTCCACCTTGCTTCAAGTTATCAGCAATTTTTTCTGGATCAAACATCATAGCTGTGTAGAAGAATGAGAAAAAGATTACTAATACTGCGTATAGAATTAAATACACAGGATGATTTCTCCCTAACATCCTATTAATTAAAGCATAATATGGCATAGTTGATGGCAGTGAGTTTACTAGTAACGATGGTATCATCATTATTACAGATGCAAAAATTACTGGCATTACTCCTGCTGAGTTTAATTTTACAGGTAAGAAACTACTGTTTGCAGCATTTCCCTTCCCTTGGAATCCTCTTCCTACATAGTGGATAGGGATTCTTCTCTGTGCCAATTGAAATATTACTATTCCTCCTACAGTCAATAGTGCAGATGCTGCTACAACTATTAAAACAGGTATCAAGAATTTATTTCCTTGCATAGTTTGTATTGTTTGAATAACTCCTGAAGGCATTCTAGCAATTACATTTAAGAAAATAATAAGTGAAATACCATTACCTATTCCTTTAATTGAAATTTGCTCTCCTACCCACATGAGGAATACAGTACCAGCTGTTACTGTAATTACAGTTGTCATCACAAACATAAATCCAGGTGTCATTACAAGTCCCATAGATTGTAACCACATAGTTACACCAAAAGCTTGTATAAAACCAATTACTATTGTTAAATATCTAGTCCATTGAGTCATCTTACTTCTTCCAGATTCCCCTTCTTTTTGAATTTCATCTAATTTTGGTATAATAACCGCTAATAAACTCATCACGATCGAAGCATTGATATATGGCATTACTCCTAGTGCAAAGATAGATACCCTTTGGAAAGCTCCTCCTGAAAACATGTTTATAAATCCTAAAACACTGTTATTGTTTACCATAGAAGCTAATCTTTCTAGGTCTACTCCTGGAACAGGAATTAATGTCCCTATTCTAGCTACTAAAAACATCAACAACGTATAAATTATTCTTTTTTTAAGTTCAGGCGTATTCATTACAGCCTCGAGCTTGGCATTAAATTGATCATATAACGACATTTGTCCACCCCTTGTTGCACAATATAATTGTGTATAGTATATATATATTTCCCTAAAAATACGGATACTATAAGTATAGCACATTTTTTTTCTTTTTAATATATTCTAAATCATCTAATTATTATTAATTTTATATTACAAAAGGCCTGCAATAATGCAGACCTCTTATTTAAAATAATTTAGCTTAGTTAGCTGCGTTAGCTGCTCTCTTTGCTTGCTTATCTCTGTTTCCAGCTACATCTTTAAAAGTCTTAACAACGTGAACTGTTACAGTTCCACCGTTAGCTTCTACAGCTGCTTGTGCTGATGCAGATACTTTGTTAACAACAACTGATACGTTCTTGTTTAAAGTTCCGCTTCCTAATAACTTGATTCCAGATTTAACATTCTTGATAATTCCAGCTTCAACTAACATGATTGGAGAAACTTCAGTTCCTGCCTCAAATAAGTTTAAGATATCTAAATCAATGATTGCAAATTCTTTCTTGAATCTGAAGTTTGAGAATCCTCTCTTAGGAACTCTTCTGATTAAAGGCATTTGTCCACCTTCGAATCCAGCTCTTAAGCTTGATCCAGAACCAGATCTTGATTTTTGTCCATTATGTCCTTTTCCAGATGTTTTACCAGTACCAGAAGACATTCCTCTTCCGACTCTTTTTCTATCTTTTCTAGGAACTGAAGGCGTTAATTCATTTAATTTCATTATTTTACCTCCTCAACGTTAAGCATATATCCAATTTGGTGTAATTTACCTTTGATATCTGCTGTATCGTTGTGTTCTACTACATCATCTATTTTTTTTAAACCTAAAGATTGTAATGTAGCAATATGTCTTGGTTTTCTTCCAATTGGACTCTTAACAAGTCTAACTAATAATTTTGCCATGTCTTTGCTACCTCCTTAGTTTAATATTTCCTTAACTTCTTTACCTCTTAATTTTGCAACTGATTCAGCTGATCTAAGAGTTTTTAAACCTTCGATAGTAGCTCTTGCAACGTTTATCTTGTTCTTAGATCCTCTGATCTTCGTTAAGATATCAGTTACTCCAACTAATTCTAAGATTTCTCTTGCTGATGATCCAGCAATTACTCCAGTACCTTCAGATGCAGGCTTCATCCACACCTTAGTACTTAAGAACACACCATCTTGTTGGTGAGGTATAGTTGTTCCTCTTAAAGAAACAGTTACCATGTTCTTTTTAGCAGTAGCTATAGCTTTTTTGATAGCATCAGGAACACCATTGGCTTTTCCTAATCCTAAACCTACTCTACCTTTTTCATCACCTATTGCAGCTAAAACTGAGAAAGATATTGATCTTCCACCTTTTGTAGTTTTAGAAACTCTAGAGATTTTTAATATTTTTTCTTTAAATTCTTTTTCTTCTCTTTTAAACTTAGACAAAATATATCCTCCTCTCTACTAGAATTTTAATCCAGCTTCTCTAGCAGCATCAGCTAGTGCAGCAACTCTACCAGTGTAAACATAACCACTTCTATCGAATACTACAGTCTCTAATCCTTTTGCTACAGCTAGTTCAGCAATTTTCTTACCTACTAACTTTGCTGCCTCTATGTTTCCACCGTGCTTAACTTCAGCTTTTACATCCTTAGATATAGTTGAAGTTGCAACTAATGTTACACCATTTACATCGTCAATTAATTGAGCGAATATGTTATTGTTTGATCTAAAAACATTTAATCTTGGTCTTTCAACAGTACCAGAGATCTTGTTTCTAATAGACAATTGTTTTCTTCTTCTTAAAGCTTTTCTATTAACTTTTTTAAACAACTGCTTACCTCCTTATTAGTTAAGGTAAATTACGCTTTCTTACCTTCTTTTCTTCTTACAACTTCATCCGAGTACTTAACTCCTTTTCCTTTATAAGGTTCAGGCTTTCTGTTTGCTCTGATTTCTGCTGCTACTTGTCCAACTACTTCCTTTGATATTCCATCAATATGGATTGTAGTATTACCTTTTTCAACTGTGAATTGAATTCCTTCAACTTCAGAAATTAACACTGGATGAGAGAAACCTAATGCGATTTCTAATCCTTTCCCAGCAGCTTTGGCTCTATATCCAACACCTACTAAGTTTAATGTTTTTCTGAATCCTTCAGTTACACCAACAAGCATGTTGTTGATATTAGCTGTTGCAGTTCCGTGCATAGCTCTTTCTGTTGGAGTGTCTCCAGCTCTTTCTACAGTTAATTCATTATTTTCAATTTTAACAGTTAATCCGTTAAAGATTTCTCTAGTTAAAGTTCCTTTAGGTCCTTTTACAGTTACTACATTTTCATTGATAGCAACCTCTACACCTGCAGGGATAACTAGGGTTTTATTACCGATTCTTGACATTTAAAATGCACCTCCTAGTTATTTCTTACCAAACGTAACAAAGTACTTCGCCACCAATATTAGTCTTTCTAGCAATTCTGTCAGTTACAAGTCCGTTAGACGTTGAAACTACAGCAATTCCTAATCCAGATAATACTCTTGGCATATCTTCAGCTGAAGAGTAAACTCTTCTTCCTGGCTTAGATATTCTTTTGATTCCTTTGATTACTTTTTCTTTTCCTACATACTTTAAATATACTCTGATGTTCTTCTTGTTTCCATCAGTGATTACTTTATAGTTAGAGATATACCCTTCCTCTTTTAATACAGCAGCTAAAGCTACCTTCATTTTTGAATGTGGGATATCTACTTTGTCGTGCATTACTGAGTTAGCATTTCTAACTCTTGTTAACATATCTGCGATTGGATCAGTTAAAAACATATCTACAAATCCTCCTTCCTAGTTTCTTATATGATGTTACGATCTAATGGATATTATTACCAAGATGATTTAGTTACACCTGGTATTAATCCTGCTCCAGCTAATTGTCTAAACTTAATTCTAGAGATTCCAAATTCTCTCATATATCCTCTAGGTCTTCCGTCTATTTGACATCTATTTCTTTTTCTTACTGGAGAGGCATTCTTAGGAAGCTTGTTTAATTCATCAACAGCTTCTACGTCTCCAGCTTGTATTCTAGCTTTTAATTCTGCTCTTTTTGCAGCAAATTTATCTGCTAGTTTAGCTCTTTTAACGTCTCTTGCGATCATAGACTTTTTAGCCATGTGCTCGTCCTCCTCCTACTACTTTTTAAAAGGCATACCAAATGCTTTTAGTAATGCTCTTCCTTGCTCATCAGTTTTTGCTGATGAAACTATTGATATTGACATTCCGAATAATTTATCTACTTTATCGAATTCGATTTCAGGGAATACTAATTGATCTCTCATTCCAAGAGAATAGTTACCTCTTCCGTCGAACGCTTTTGCAGAAACTCCATCGAAGTCTCTAACTCTTGGTAAGATTACAGTTACTAATCTATCCATAAAATCGTACATAGCTTCTCCTCTAAGAGTTACTTTTGTTCCGATTGCTTGACCTTCTCTTAATTTGAATCCAGCTTCTGACATTTTAGCTGTAATTACAACTGGTTTTTGACCAGAGATAATTGCTAAGTCTGCAGCAGCAGCATCCATTAATTTAGAGTTTTGAGTCGCTTCTCCAACACCCATGTTTAAAACAATTTTGTTTAATTTTGGACATTCCATTATATTTTTTAATCCTAACTCTTTCATAAGAGCAGGAGATATTTCATTTGTATACTTTGTATGACATCTAGAAACATATTTAGCCACTAGTTACCCTCCTTTCTTATAAAGTTTCTCCAGAAACTTTAGAGTATCTTACTTTTTTACCATCTACTACCTTAGTACCAATTCTAGTTGGCTTTCCAGCTTTAGCGTCAAAGATCATTACCTTTGAAGAGAAAATTGGTGCTTCCATAGTTACAACTCCACCTTGTGGGTTTGCTTGGCTAGGTTTTAAATGCTTAGTAACAACATTGATTCCTTCAACTAAAACTTTACCTTTTTTAGTAAATACTTTAGTGATTTTTCCAGTTTTTCCTTTATCTGATCCAGAGATTACCATTACAGTATCTCCAGTTCTAACGTGCATTTTTGTAGGCACGAATTTGATTTTAGGTTTAGCCATGATTTAAGCCTCCTTCCTTATAATACTTCAGGAGCTAAAGAAACTATTCTCATAAAGTCTTTTGCTCTTAATTCTCTAGCAACAGGTCCAAATATTCTTGTTCCTCTTGGCTCTTTTTTGTCATTGATTACAACTGCTGCGTTGTCATCAAATTTGATATATGATCCGTCTTGTCTTCTTATTTC is from Psychrilyobacter atlanticus DSM 19335 and encodes:
- the rpsH gene encoding 30S ribosomal protein S8; protein product: MFLTDPIADMLTRVRNANSVMHDKVDIPHSKMKVALAAVLKEEGYISNYKVITDGNKKNIRVYLKYVGKEKVIKGIKRISKPGRRVYSSAEDMPRVLSGLGIAVVSTSNGLVTDRIARKTNIGGEVLCYVW
- the rpsN gene encoding 30S ribosomal protein S14, which produces MAKKSMIARDVKRAKLADKFAAKRAELKARIQAGDVEAVDELNKLPKNASPVRKRNRCQIDGRPRGYMREFGISRIKFRQLAGAGLIPGVTKSSW
- the secY gene encoding preprotein translocase subunit SecY, which produces MSLYDQFNAKLEAVMNTPELKKRIIYTLLMFLVARIGTLIPVPGVDLERLASMVNNNSVLGFINMFSGGAFQRVSIFALGVMPYINASIVMSLLAVIIPKLDEIQKEGESGRSKMTQWTRYLTIVIGFIQAFGVTMWLQSMGLVMTPGFMFVMTTVITVTAGTVFLMWVGEQISIKGIGNGISLIIFLNVIARMPSGVIQTIQTMQGNKFLIPVLIVVAASALLTVGGIVIFQLAQRRIPIHYVGRGFQGKGNAANSSFLPVKLNSAGVMPVIFASVIMMIPSLLVNSLPSTMPYYALINRMLGRNHPVYLILYAVLVIFFSFFYTAMMFDPEKIADNLKQGGGTIPGIRPGNETVEYLEKVITRITWGGAVFLAAIAVLPAFIFTAAGLPVFFGGTGIIIVVGVALDTVQQINAHLVMKEYKGFI
- the rplX gene encoding 50S ribosomal protein L24, with translation MAKPKIKFVPTKMHVRTGDTVMVISGSDKGKTGKITKVFTKKGKVLVEGINVVTKHLKPSQANPQGGVVTMEAPIFSSKVMIFDAKAGKPTRIGTKVVDGKKVRYSKVSGETL
- the rplE gene encoding 50S ribosomal protein L5 is translated as MAKYVSRCHTKYTNEISPALMKELGLKNIMECPKLNKIVLNMGVGEATQNSKLMDAAAADLAIISGQKPVVITAKMSEAGFKLREGQAIGTKVTLRGEAMYDFMDRLVTVILPRVRDFDGVSAKAFDGRGNYSLGMRDQLVFPEIEFDKVDKLFGMSISIVSSAKTDEQGRALLKAFGMPFKK
- the rplO gene encoding 50S ribosomal protein L15; the protein is MKLNELTPSVPRKDRKRVGRGMSSGTGKTSGKGHNGQKSRSGSGSSLRAGFEGGQMPLIRRVPKRGFSNFRFKKEFAIIDLDILNLFEAGTEVSPIMLVEAGIIKNVKSGIKLLGSGTLNKNVSVVVNKVSASAQAAVEANGGTVTVHVVKTFKDVAGNRDKQAKRAANAAN
- the rplF gene encoding 50S ribosomal protein L6, with the translated sequence MSRIGNKTLVIPAGVEVAINENVVTVKGPKGTLTREIFNGLTVKIENNELTVERAGDTPTERAMHGTATANINNMLVGVTEGFRKTLNLVGVGYRAKAAGKGLEIALGFSHPVLISEVEGIQFTVEKGNTTIHIDGISKEVVGQVAAEIRANRKPEPYKGKGVKYSDEVVRRKEGKKA
- the rpmD gene encoding 50S ribosomal protein L30; this encodes MAKLLVRLVKSPIGRKPRHIATLQSLGLKKIDDVVEHNDTADIKGKLHQIGYMLNVEEVK
- the rpsE gene encoding 30S ribosomal protein S5 — its product is MSKFKREEKEFKEKILKISRVSKTTKGGRSISFSVLAAIGDEKGRVGLGLGKANGVPDAIKKAIATAKKNMVTVSLRGTTIPHQQDGVFLSTKVWMKPASEGTGVIAGSSAREILELVGVTDILTKIRGSKNKINVARATIEGLKTLRSAESVAKLRGKEVKEILN
- the rplR gene encoding 50S ribosomal protein L18, producing the protein MFKKVNRKALRRRKQLSIRNKISGTVERPRLNVFRSNNNIFAQLIDDVNGVTLVATSTISKDVKAEVKHGGNIEAAKLVGKKIAELAVAKGLETVVFDRSGYVYTGRVAALADAAREAGLKF